In one window of Armatimonadota bacterium DNA:
- a CDS encoding sugar phosphate isomerase/epimerase has product MKIGAMTASFRTPFAKSLEAAAALGADGVQIWATSGSGELDPAATTDDDIRELLATLKRLDLEISALCGDLGRGFTRPDHLAEDIATTKRMMDLAERLGVTVMTSHIGVIPEDPAAPEYRTAAEALEDIGAHGDGIGVVFASETGPESGAALGAFLRGLRTKSIKVNYDPANLVMNGFDPVEGVY; this is encoded by the coding sequence ATGAAAATCGGCGCGATGACTGCTTCGTTTCGCACGCCGTTTGCGAAGAGCCTGGAGGCGGCGGCCGCGCTCGGCGCGGATGGCGTCCAGATCTGGGCGACGAGCGGCAGCGGCGAACTCGACCCCGCCGCCACCACGGACGACGACATCCGCGAGTTGCTGGCGACGCTCAAGCGGCTCGACCTCGAGATATCCGCGCTGTGCGGCGACCTCGGCCGCGGATTCACGCGGCCCGATCATCTGGCGGAAGACATCGCGACGACCAAGCGCATGATGGACCTCGCGGAGCGGCTCGGCGTCACCGTCATGACGTCACACATCGGCGTGATACCGGAAGACCCCGCGGCCCCGGAGTATCGCACCGCCGCCGAGGCGCTGGAGGACATCGGCGCCCACGGCGACGGGATCGGGGTCGTCTTCGCCAGCGAGACGGGGCCAGAGTCGGGGGCGGCGCTCGGCGCATTTCTACGCGGCCTGCGGACGAAGTCCATCAAGGTCAACTACGACCCGGCGAATCTGGTAATGAACGGCTTCGACCCGGTGGAGGGCGTGTACGA
- a CDS encoding sulfatase-like hydrolase/transferase → NAAMDFIRDNRGEPFLAYFSTNAPHSPLEVSEEYSAPYVALGLDEKTARVYGMITNIDENVGRVLELLRELDLDDNTIVIFLTDNGPCASQGPERFNAGLRDRKGTVYDGGIRVPCFVRWPARLEAGHEVQEIAAHIDVLPTVLDACDVPVPDGLRFDGVSLLPLMLGTARRWPDRMLYFQWHRGDAPELYRNCAARSQRFKLVNGQELYDMTSDPGESEDVAARHPDVVAKMRTGYEEWFAEVSAPPGYAPPRIHLGTPHEDPVTLTRQDWRGAEGWGDSDLGYWEVKVAAAGEYDVTLRFAAAEGGEEAHFRLGDVVRRERLEAGATSCVFAGVSLMAGDARLEAWLTAGGKPVGARYVDVERVPPGEAPAAEAEGAG, encoded by the coding sequence AACGCGGCGATGGACTTCATCAGAGACAATCGCGGAGAGCCCTTCCTCGCCTACTTCTCGACAAACGCGCCGCACTCGCCGCTGGAGGTGAGCGAGGAGTACAGCGCGCCATACGTCGCGCTGGGTCTCGACGAGAAGACCGCGCGCGTGTACGGGATGATCACGAACATTGACGAGAACGTGGGCCGGGTGCTGGAGCTGCTGCGCGAACTCGACCTCGACGACAATACCATTGTCATCTTCCTCACCGACAACGGGCCATGTGCATCCCAGGGCCCGGAGCGCTTCAACGCTGGGCTGCGCGATCGCAAGGGGACGGTGTACGACGGGGGGATTCGCGTGCCGTGTTTCGTGCGGTGGCCGGCGCGGCTGGAGGCGGGGCACGAGGTTCAGGAGATTGCGGCTCACATTGACGTGTTGCCGACGGTGCTCGATGCGTGCGATGTGCCCGTGCCGGACGGGCTTCGGTTCGATGGCGTGAGCCTGCTGCCGTTGATGCTGGGGACGGCACGGCGATGGCCCGACCGCATGCTGTATTTCCAGTGGCACCGCGGCGACGCGCCGGAACTCTACCGCAACTGCGCGGCGCGATCGCAGCGGTTCAAGCTCGTCAACGGTCAGGAGCTGTACGACATGACTTCCGACCCGGGCGAGAGTGAGGACGTCGCGGCGCGGCATCCCGACGTCGTCGCGAAGATGCGGACGGGGTATGAGGAATGGTTTGCCGAGGTCAGCGCGCCGCCCGGCTACGCGCCGCCGCGGATCCACCTCGGAACGCCGCACGAGGACCCCGTGACCCTGACTCGCCAGGACTGGCGCGGCGCAGAGGGTTGGGGTGATTCGGACCTCGGCTATTGGGAGGTGAAGGTCGCGGCGGCAGGCGAGTACGACGTGACGCTGAGATTCGCGGCCGCAGAGGGCGGCGAGGAAGCCCACTTCCGCCTCGGCGACGTCGTCCGGCGGGAGCGCCTGGAAGCGGGAGCGACGTCGTGCGTCTTCGCGGGTGTCAGCCTGATGGCGGGCGACGCGCGGCTGGAGGCATGGCTCACCGCGGGCGGGAAACCAGTGGGCGCGAGATACGTTGACGTGGAGCGCGTGCCGCCCGGAGAAGCGCCGGCCGCGGAGGCGGAGGGCGCGGGTTAA